ccgctgTTTTGTCTCTTGCTAGCTCAGAGCCCCCTGCATTGGACAATCCGTCTGATGTTCTTGATTCCTGGTGTTTTGGTGTTTGCGCCCGCTCACGAGACGGTGgttccccccttccctttgCCGCGCTTGCCGCACGCTCGCCTGCATACTGACTGCATGCACGTGTGCTTCCAGATCTGCGAGGCGGCACAGGCGCAGATGTTGTTGGGCAAAAAAAAGCCCCGGCACGATCAGGGAACACCACTGATCGGGAGGGTACGCGGGTGCCCGCTTGGCATGACATGGCATAGCATGTGCGAAAACGCGGGGTTTGGGGTGCCTTCGGTCTCTGCACCAAGTTAGTgccagggggaggggggggggaatcGATGCAGCCGAAGGATTTCTTCCTTCACCTATTTCGGAAAGGGCCTGTAGCATCGTCCGCGACATCTCGAGTCGAGCCAGATGGCCAGATCTGAAAAAGGCGGGATGCGGCTCGCTGTTGGCGACGCCCTTTCCTTGtcttccccctcctcctgcctCAAGACGGTAAGCACCGCCGACCCGCGACCGCCACCACATGGCCAACATCACTAGGCGCCACAGTGCAGCTGCATGTCTCCGAGTGTCCCTGATTCGATGATATCGAGGCGCCTCGTGTCGACACGGTCCTCAAGAGACCCGACCACAGAACAAGCGCGTACTACGGAAGTAACACGACGTTCTATAAATCTCCTACTATTGATGGAAAAGCTTCCGTGGACAGTTGGCGGCCAGGGCTGCGGCCGGTCGTCCCCGTAGGTGATCATCCATCGTGGGATCGAGAACGCAACGAGCGCTGCAGTGGTCAAGAGATCAACTCATCACGAGCTGAGAAGCCCAGTAGTTGACACACATCGCCTTCCTGATCTGTCATCGCCTATGCTCCTGTGCCAGGAAGTAGTATGCATCAGCAGCAAGCCCTTTGTTTCTAGCTGCTCATGCGTATGCTTGTGTATGCAGCTCGGTGTCTTGGGTCATCGAAGCCTGCCTTCGCGTTGGTGGTCGAACGTTCTGGACGCAACTTGCGCCATCTCAGAGGCATTCGATGAGAGGCTGGTCATCATCCGCCGTGGTTGATAACCCCCTGCCCACGGTAGTCAAAGACAATGTGTGACAACGAGACTCTGTTCCCTTCTTCTGTACTCGGGCCCCTTCAGAAGGCAGTCATGCAGGTTCCATTATATCCTATTAGAGGTTCCAAGAGGAGATCGTTGAGTCGCGACTACAGCGCTGGACCTTCCCATGCATCTCTCCGAGATCGAACAAACCAGGCCTGTTTATGCGGGAACGACACCTGCCTCTCCTTGGAGAAGCCCAGGGTGTCCAAATGCCCAAGCATCCTGCACGAGTGTTAATTTGTCACTTCTCGAGTAgacgaaggggggggtggTTGCTAGCGGCTCACCTCTGGTTGTCAACGCGCGGCTCCAGGCACACGCTCATGGTCCGAATATCCGCTATCCAACACCAATGCATCAGCCCCGTCAACCACGCGGCCACCTTTCCTCTTGCCCACTCCTCTCCTACCATGATGTGCAGGCCGCGGTCCCAGTCtccgacgtcgccgtggcagccCGCGACGTGCCGCCCCAAAACGTCCTCCTTGACCCAATAGACCTCAAAGTATCCAAACGGGATACCGTTCCACAGTCCAATCACGGGGAATGAATGGCGCGACCGCAGAGCCGTCTCAAGTTGGCCGGCCCCGTAGTCGCCCCAAAACTCACGCACGCGCGGGTTGGCGTGCCACGTCTTAAGCAGTGCGGTGTCGCTGAGAGTCGccaggtgctgctgctccggcgtCCTCTTGTTGGCGCTGGAACAAATGGGGCCGAAATATGGCACGGGAGACGCTGAGGAGGAAGCGACACGGAAGGACAGATACTCGCCTACACTCGGGACGTAGCGAGTGTAAAAAACCTCGCCCATGCGAGGCGGCTTCGGACGCAACGGGTGGCGCACACCGTCAGTCCAGACGTACTGCAAAGGCGCCGGCGGGTAGTAGGTCGGCAGGTGGGATGTGGAGAAGAAGGGTGAGATGGGAAAGGGCATGGGCCCCACGGTCGGGGTTGTGGGCATCGGGGCCCCGGGCAGGTCCGAGTTGAAGTGCATTTGCTGCGACGTGGGCGGTAGCAGCAgggggccgtcgacgccgggaGAGCCGGGCCGGCTCGGTGAGCTCGGGCGGCTGCCGGCAGGAGAGCCCGGATAGGAGTTGAGACCCGGGGAGACTGTGCGCATGGGCTGAAGggtgaagaggaagaggtggCCGGGGATCTGCCAAAACATGCGCTTGGATACGAACATGCGAGCCCAGCTATCGCcggtgtcgtcgtggccggtgtcggcggccgagtccTCGGAGGCGATGAGCCCCATGCGCTCGAGCTTGGGGATCAGGTTGCGACCTCGCAGGATGCCCTCGCGGCGGATGTAGATCTTCCAGTCGGCGCGCGGCTTCGCAGCATGGGGGGTGTCGCGCGAGTGAGCGGTATCGACCGTCGAAATAGGCTCAGGCTGGTGGAAGTACCAGTAGAGGGTGACCCAGAGCATCATGGCGATCTGGCGGGTCGGGCTGGTGGCGGGCTTGAACTCGGCGCTGGGAGGGTtggcgacggacgagatGAAGAGGGTGTCGTTGGTGAGGGTCGGGACGGTGAAGGGGCGAGTGAGTCTATGGGTGTGCCTGGCGCCATTGGCATCGTCAAGCTCCGCAAGCTCGCGAGCCGAGTCCTTGCGTGCTCTCTGGTCGGCATGATTGCCGTGCTCGCTGTTGAGGGAGACGCGTTCCTCTTCTGTGTGCAGGACCGTGGTCCAGCCAGCGGGGTACGGGTGATGGTGGGTGTTGTACTCGTGACTGCGAAAcccgacgccggcgaagaCGGGGGTAATGTCAAAGGTCTGCCCGTCGGGCAGGTGCAAGATATCGGGAGCCATGACGGCTATCGCGGACGCGAGTAACGGCCAGCCGTCGAGTGATTCCAGGGCGTGGTGGCGGGAGAATGACGGAGACGAAGACAGGGAGAGCGGTGACGTTGGAGAAGCTcagcgcagcagcacttGGTGCATAGTCTCGGCTGGCGGAGCGGGgcagcgggcagcaggcagcTTGAGGAAGCTCGACAACAAGGTTCGGATTGGCAGGTGGGTATTTAGTAGACACTTGCGGCAGCCCACTTGTTGACGTGTgtgccgggccggcgggaCTTTATTTTATCTTTGTCGGTGAGGCTCGGGATTCCgcatggacgagggcggaggaggacgaggaggacgaggaggacgtgCCTTTTGGGGAGAAGCCAGTAGCGGGCGCACACACTAAATGGGCACCCCAGCAGTCGTCGTACCTGTTCAGCACGCGGGACCGACCGGCCACCGCCGACCGCccggccgtcgctgtcgccgcgcAACGGGTCGACGAGCCTCGAGAGTCTCAGAGAACCCACGACTCGACTACCAAGAGAGGCGCCGAGCAAGTGAGTCGATTGTGACGGAGGTGCGGGCCGCCAATGGGCTGGCCCCCGCAGGGCTGGGGTGGCGCCATGAAGGTCTCGGATggacggcggacggcggcgggtggatgGTGGATGGCGGATGGTTGGCAACTGGCTCGTTGGGAGGCGAGCAGTAGCGACTCTGCGACGTGGGGTGACCTTTTTGGACGCCGCGCGAATCCGCCGGGAGCAGCGAAGAGACGGGTCAGGCCACTGGGCTCAGCGTGGCGCCGCAAAACCTGTTGACGCTTGGCAGTCCGTCCAGATCCACGAGGTAGAGAATATGCCGGGCGCACGGCTGAGGGCGACTTTCCGATTTCCGGCCTTCGGCATTTGAgggacgcccgcctcgttggtggtggccgaTGAGAACTTCGGTCATGTTTTGTAATAGCTGTCTTGCTACTGGACGACAGGCCAAGGGAAGGCAAGGTAGTCGCCCAGCCGTGGGTGTCATTGCAGGGTGCAATGCAATATGCGGCCGTCAATAAAGTGTCAAAGGTAATAAAGGGACCCACGACGTGCCCCAGGTTCAGGTTGACCAAGGCAGGTTTTGACGAAATGGGCGTGACAGATGAGCAACATGGCAGGTGcacccgacgacgtcgtttCCTTCTATGTCTAGCTTGTAACTTAGTTTATGGGGGCGCCAAAATCTCCATCCCACCTCCAAcaccatcatggccttgatggccaACTGCAACGCAGCGTCCGTGGCAACCAACGCCCGCACCGCTACCATGCACAGCATACCTACCTTACTTCTTCCTCCCCGCCGGCTCCTTGACCGTCGTGTCCTTCTTCACCTGCTGCTCGTGCTGCTCgtgctcctccacctcctcctcttcctcctcctgccgTTCTCGCTGCCGcttcgacttcttcttgcggccctcatcctcctcctcgagcgcctccttgacctcctcgcctcccAGGTCCCGCATCTCATCCCACTCGACGTCGTACTCGGTCGCCACCATGCGAAtctcgcgccgcagcaggttGGCCTCGTGCACAATCTGCTCCCACTTCTGCGGGTCGAAACCGCGCTCCTGGTAGAGCGCCGTCTGCCGTCGCGACACTGTCACGTTCATGGCCGCCTTGTAGCTGAGGTCGCGGCTGATGAAGAGGAACCACAGGTAGCCCCCCATGATGGTCGTCAGCCCGGCCAGGTACGTGACGGGCTCCACGAGATCCCAACCCATCTCCGTGTGAAAGGTGACGTAGTAGACGATGCCCCACcacgtcgccagcgccgcgaagccgcccttggccagccGGTGTGCGCCTTTgtgcgccagctcgtcgcagTCGCGCTTGACCCGCGCCATGTCGTCAATCTCGCGCGACATCTTGCGCAGCCGCATTCGCATGTAGTAGGTCCGGTCCCGGAAGCTCGGCACCGCGACGCGCAGCTCCTT
Above is a genomic segment from Purpureocillium takamizusanense chromosome 2, complete sequence containing:
- a CDS encoding uncharacterized protein (COG:J~EggNog:ENOG503NYDM), which translates into the protein MAPDILHLPDGQTFDITPVFAGVGFRSHEYNTHHHPYPAGWTTVLHTEEERVSLNSEHGNHADQRARKDSARELAELDDANGARHTHRLTRPFTVPTLTNDTLFISSVANPPSAEFKPATSPTRQIAMMLWVTLYWYFHQPEPISTVDTAHSRDTPHAAKPRADWKIYIRREGILRGRNLIPKLERMGLIASEDSAADTGHDDTGDSWARMFVSKRMFWQIPGHLFLFTLQPMRTVSPGLNSYPGSPAGSRPSSPSRPGSPGVDGPLLLPPTSQQMHFNSDLPGAPMPTTPTVGPMPFPISPFFSTSHLPTYYPPAPLQYVWTDGVRHPLRPKPPRMGEVFYTRYVPSVGEYLSFRVASSSASPVPYFGPICSSANKRTPEQQHLATLSDTALLKTWHANPRVREFWGDYGAGQLETALRSRHSFPVIGLWNGIPFGYFEVYWVKEDVLGRHVAGCHGDVGDWDRGLHIMVGEEWARGKVAAWLTGLMHWCWIADIRTMSVCLEPRVDNQRMLGHLDTLGFSKERQVSFPHKQAWFVRSRRDAWEGPAL
- a CDS encoding uncharacterized protein (COG:S~EggNog:ENOG503NU8G~TransMembrane:2 (i209-229o241-260i)), coding for MTKGRVLTTPTRLLKLILPMPFHPDQEYINANEQQRREWSNENVEPLALLVHPQQPLSYLERLIQAEVPPMQVEGGEKLPEIVFRAEADYDQGEAKADRKRKDRDEQGRNVAAYSGLGREGPSKDREANWVRWSSSTEVGDFIRDAARGREFAIGIEGHDKELRVAVPSFRDRTYYMRMRLRKMSREIDDMARVKRDCDELAHKGAHRLAKGGFAALATWWGIVYYVTFHTEMGWDLVEPVTYLAGLTTIMGGYLWFLFISRDLSYKAAMNVTVSRRQTALYQERGFDPQKWEQIVHEANLLRREIRMVATEYDVEWDEMRDLGGEEVKEALEEEDEGRKKKSKRQRERQEEEEEEVEEHEQHEQQVKKDTTVKEPAGRKK